In Bacillus sp. NP247, one DNA window encodes the following:
- the nuoA gene encoding NADH-quinone oxidoreductase subunit NuoA translates to MASVYENSYMIVLIFLLLGILLPVVALTLGKMLRPNKPSAAKATTYESGIEPFHDANIRFHARYYIFALLFVIFDVETLFLYPWAVAYDKLGLFALIEMLIFVVMLLVGLAYAWKKKVLQWL, encoded by the coding sequence ATGGCAAGTGTATATGAAAATAGTTATATGATCGTTTTGATTTTCTTGCTATTAGGTATATTGCTGCCGGTAGTGGCTCTTACATTAGGGAAAATGCTGCGTCCAAACAAACCGAGTGCAGCGAAAGCGACGACGTATGAGAGTGGGATTGAGCCTTTTCATGATGCAAATATTCGGTTTCATGCTCGTTATTATATTTTCGCTTTATTGTTCGTCATCTTTGATGTAGAAACTTTATTTTTATACCCATGGGCTGTCGCATACGACAAGCTTGGTTTATTTGCACTGATTGAAATGCTCATTTTTGTTGTGATGTTGTTGGTTGGATTAGCGTATGCTTGGAAAAA
- a CDS encoding bifunctional diguanylate cyclase/phosphodiesterase produces MKKQTHISILISISLLYIAIHYVSMPFLYEYALPFQILTGISTILIDITICSYIFYFSNIKQGLSRLFWITLTIGSFSYFIGDIVVAYQRLILHDYYTFVDPSDFFYLLFLISFAFAFLYEIIYGRDLLDQLFTICDICIIVTAQFTLSYYLLIEKTIHIFTTSYIDMFVQLTYPMADLLFLLIGINLLFRPLFLLPKQVGALLGSALILYATTDAIYAYIKYFQPEHSMFAVAPFYQVTLLLVAIACILHTKEPEKQEQVLLTPQFGESIRLSLPYISVVMLIIFILVENVFAPIVIIGLMLTFAFVLIRHMLVRRQNKILLLAQMQFSLELEKQIELRTEDLVEQKNELYHNQQMFKSLYEHHPDPIFTLDLYGNFLNVNNAGTTLLGYQTNELLNQPYYSLMYEEDLEEIITAFHHVKKGKSISLEIRAYHKNRDIYYLHVTAVPIFLKEHISGAYLMIKDITESKRQQEQINFLAYHDTLTELANRRSFHQQLEKAIARAKISKRPFAVMFLDLDRFKVINDTLGHRVGDLLLIAVAKRLERISTRDMKLARLAGDEFTILIENYQKRTDVKRIADMFVVAMNEPFEIENQHLRISPSIGIAIYPEAGEDPLSILQHADMAMYEAKNKGKNCSSLYTKELYKKMERKARIEKDLPLALVNNEFYLVYQPQIDTTTNKIIGAEALIRWKHPLLGDISPCEFIPIVEETPQVIPLGHWVLRESCRQLKIWQSFGYTNLKISVNLSAKEFQQNQLIENISRILRDVKIDPKDVTLELTERIAMIDEKETLSRLKQLKEYGIQTSIDDFGTGYSSLAYLSIFPIDTLKVPKEFTQLADHRPEERAIVSTILSLANTLNLSVVAEGIETEKQLKFLQKNNCKYMQGYYFSKPLTSKQFIKFLQKTPSMNQ; encoded by the coding sequence ATGAAAAAACAAACACATATAAGTATTCTAATAAGCATTTCATTGTTGTATATAGCTATTCATTACGTATCAATGCCCTTTTTATATGAGTACGCACTCCCATTTCAAATATTAACTGGAATAAGTACCATATTAATTGATATTACAATTTGTAGTTATATATTTTATTTTTCAAATATAAAACAAGGGTTATCTCGTTTGTTTTGGATAACATTAACTATCGGATCCTTCTCTTATTTTATTGGCGATATAGTAGTTGCTTATCAACGCTTAATTCTGCATGACTACTATACATTCGTTGATCCATCAGACTTTTTTTACTTATTATTTTTAATTAGCTTTGCATTTGCCTTTCTATATGAAATTATTTATGGCCGAGACTTATTGGATCAGCTTTTTACGATATGTGATATTTGTATTATTGTTACGGCTCAATTTACTTTAAGTTACTATTTGCTTATTGAAAAAACCATTCATATTTTTACAACATCATATATCGACATGTTTGTTCAACTCACTTATCCAATGGCTGATTTACTCTTTCTTTTAATAGGAATCAACCTTTTATTTAGACCATTATTCTTACTCCCAAAACAAGTTGGCGCTCTTCTTGGCAGTGCTTTAATTTTATATGCTACTACAGATGCTATTTATGCTTATATAAAATACTTCCAGCCTGAACACTCTATGTTCGCAGTTGCTCCATTCTATCAAGTAACCTTATTATTGGTAGCAATCGCTTGTATACTTCATACTAAAGAGCCTGAAAAACAAGAACAAGTATTACTAACGCCTCAATTTGGTGAATCAATCCGATTATCGTTACCGTATATTTCTGTAGTGATGCTTATTATTTTTATATTGGTCGAAAATGTTTTTGCACCTATCGTAATAATTGGACTTATGCTAACTTTCGCCTTCGTTCTCATACGCCATATGTTAGTTCGAAGACAAAATAAAATATTATTGCTAGCACAAATGCAATTCAGCTTAGAACTCGAGAAACAAATCGAACTACGTACAGAAGATTTAGTAGAACAAAAAAATGAGTTATATCATAACCAACAAATGTTTAAATCTTTATACGAGCATCATCCAGATCCAATTTTCACATTAGATTTGTACGGTAATTTTCTCAATGTGAACAATGCTGGAACTACTTTACTCGGTTATCAAACGAATGAATTATTAAACCAACCATACTATTCACTTATGTATGAAGAAGATTTAGAAGAAATCATTACCGCCTTCCATCACGTGAAAAAAGGGAAATCTATTTCTTTAGAAATACGGGCATATCATAAAAATAGAGATATTTACTACTTGCACGTTACTGCTGTTCCCATCTTTTTAAAGGAACATATTTCTGGGGCCTATTTAATGATTAAAGATATTACAGAAAGCAAACGGCAACAAGAACAAATTAATTTCCTAGCATATCACGATACTTTAACGGAACTTGCAAATCGCCGTTCATTTCATCAGCAGTTAGAAAAAGCAATTGCACGAGCAAAAATATCAAAAAGACCTTTTGCTGTTATGTTTCTAGATCTAGATCGCTTTAAAGTTATTAATGATACACTCGGTCACCGGGTAGGAGATCTCTTATTAATTGCAGTAGCGAAAAGGCTCGAAAGAATATCAACGCGGGATATGAAACTTGCTCGGTTAGCCGGGGATGAGTTCACAATCCTTATCGAAAATTATCAAAAAAGGACCGATGTAAAAAGGATAGCTGATATGTTTGTAGTAGCCATGAACGAACCATTCGAAATCGAAAATCAACATTTACGAATCTCACCGAGTATCGGGATTGCCATATACCCTGAAGCAGGCGAAGATCCACTGTCTATTTTACAACATGCCGATATGGCCATGTACGAAGCAAAAAATAAAGGGAAAAATTGTAGCTCTCTTTACACGAAAGAACTATATAAGAAAATGGAACGAAAAGCTCGAATCGAAAAAGATTTGCCACTCGCTTTAGTAAACAATGAATTTTATCTCGTCTATCAACCACAAATTGATACGACAACAAATAAAATTATCGGTGCTGAAGCATTAATACGTTGGAAACACCCGCTCCTAGGTGACATTTCACCATGTGAGTTCATTCCAATTGTGGAAGAGACTCCGCAGGTCATCCCACTTGGACATTGGGTGCTACGAGAATCTTGTCGTCAACTAAAAATATGGCAAAGTTTTGGATACACAAACTTAAAAATAAGTGTCAATTTATCAGCGAAAGAATTTCAACAAAATCAATTAATCGAAAATATTTCACGAATACTAAGGGACGTTAAGATTGACCCGAAAGATGTAACACTTGAACTAACAGAACGAATTGCGATGATTGATGAAAAAGAAACATTATCAAGACTAAAGCAATTAAAAGAATATGGTATTCAAACGTCCATTGATGACTTCGGTACCGGCTACTCTTCTCTTGCTTATTTATCAATTTTCCCTATCGATACATTAAAAGTACCAAAAGAATTTACACAACTAGCCGATCATCGGCCTGAAGAAAGAGCCATCGTTTCCACTATCCTTTCTCTTGCAAATACTTTAAATCTCTCTGTCGTTGCTGAAGGAATTGAAACAGAAAAACAGCTTAAGTTTCTGCAAAAAAACAACTGTAAATACATGCAAGGTTACTATTTCAGTAAACCTCTAACAAGTAAACAGTTTATAAAATTTCTACAAAAAACACCCAGTATGAACCAATAG
- a CDS encoding DUF975 family protein: MISDLKGEALDSLEGKWGLAVGATLLISILMSAFSFSIDFIFSQVWDWKEVNNSLSVDVITILLVGPLTLGGYYLALHLIREKEARIGHIFRWFTEGSKFIKSFLLYIVVNIYIFLWCLLFIIPGIIKSFSYAMTYFIINDHPEYSINQAITESRRMMAGHKMEYFILCLSFIGWFILSCITLGIGFLWLIPYFYTTTAAFYEEIAEEYYEKKIPVL, translated from the coding sequence ATGATTAGTGATTTAAAAGGAGAAGCGCTGGACTCACTAGAAGGAAAATGGGGATTAGCTGTTGGGGCAACATTACTTATTTCGATTCTTATGTCAGCTTTTAGTTTTAGTATTGATTTCATTTTCTCTCAGGTTTGGGATTGGAAAGAAGTAAATAACTCACTTTCAGTAGACGTTATTACAATATTGTTGGTAGGTCCATTAACGCTAGGTGGTTATTATTTAGCGCTACATTTAATTCGTGAAAAAGAAGCGCGTATTGGGCATATATTTAGATGGTTTACAGAAGGAAGTAAGTTTATAAAGTCATTTTTATTATATATAGTAGTAAACATTTATATTTTCTTATGGTGCTTACTATTTATTATTCCAGGCATTATTAAATCATTTTCTTATGCGATGACGTATTTTATTATAAATGATCATCCTGAGTATTCAATAAATCAAGCTATTACAGAAAGTCGTCGTATGATGGCTGGACATAAGATGGAGTATTTCATTTTATGTTTAAGTTTTATTGGTTGGTTTATATTAAGTTGTATTACATTAGGGATTGGATTTTTATGGTTGATTCCATACTTTTATACAACGACAGCAGCTTTTTACGAAGAGATTGCAGAAGAATATTACGAAAAAAAAATTCCGGTACTTTAA
- a CDS encoding DUF975 family protein, with the protein MIGEMKREVLYSLKGNWGLGVGSTILHIILSYVVSMAAMLILLIPGIIIFFLVVGLAGSIEEETISVGAGITFGIFYCIMIILSNASYSITSYGYTNVLLQISKREDARVDYLFEGFRGFKRMMKTMWAMLAILLYTGTWIPMVLLGVFGFFGEEGNVSLRIAFFVLLAISIVVMIVMYFSYAMTYYVMIENPDYSVSQAMKESKNFMKGHKLDLFLLWLSFIGWAILSILTLGIGFLWLSPYVGTTTAHFYRYIAKGELQ; encoded by the coding sequence ATGATCGGTGAAATGAAACGAGAAGTATTGTACTCTTTAAAGGGAAACTGGGGACTAGGTGTTGGATCAACGATTTTACATATTATTTTAAGTTATGTTGTTTCAATGGCCGCAATGCTTATACTTTTAATTCCAGGAATTATTATATTTTTCTTAGTTGTTGGTTTAGCGGGCTCAATTGAAGAGGAAACAATATCAGTCGGGGCAGGTATTACATTTGGAATTTTTTATTGCATAATGATTATTTTGAGTAATGCATCTTATAGTATTACATCATACGGTTATACGAATGTATTGCTACAAATTAGTAAACGAGAAGATGCTAGAGTAGATTATTTATTTGAAGGATTTCGCGGCTTTAAAAGAATGATGAAAACAATGTGGGCTATGCTTGCGATTTTGTTATATACAGGCACGTGGATTCCAATGGTGTTACTAGGTGTATTCGGATTTTTTGGTGAGGAAGGGAATGTATCGTTAAGGATTGCTTTCTTTGTGCTATTAGCTATTTCGATTGTTGTAATGATTGTGATGTATTTTTCTTATGCAATGACATATTATGTTATGATTGAAAATCCAGATTATAGCGTTTCGCAGGCTATGAAAGAAAGTAAGAACTTTATGAAGGGACATAAACTAGATTTATTTCTTTTATGGCTTAGCTTCATAGGATGGGCTATTTTATCGATTCTTACTCTTGGAATAGGATTTCTTTGGCTTAGTCCATATGTAGGTACAACGACAGCACATTTTTATCGCTATATTGCAAAAGGTGAATTGCAGTAA
- the atpC gene encoding F0F1 ATP synthase subunit epsilon, protein MKTFPVSIVTPDGPVYEKEVEMVSVKAESGEMGILPGHIPTVAPLKISAVRLKNGGHTDYVAVSGGFIEVRPDKVTVLSSSAEEANHIDIHRANESKRRAEQRMQDKQAHVDFRRAEMALQRAVNRLNVSDMK, encoded by the coding sequence ATGAAGACATTTCCAGTCAGTATTGTAACTCCTGATGGACCGGTTTACGAAAAAGAAGTAGAAATGGTAAGCGTAAAAGCAGAGAGTGGGGAAATGGGGATCTTACCAGGTCACATTCCAACTGTTGCACCATTAAAAATTAGTGCGGTTCGTCTGAAAAATGGTGGGCACACTGATTATGTAGCAGTAAGCGGTGGCTTTATCGAAGTTCGTCCAGATAAAGTAACTGTATTATCATCATCTGCTGAAGAAGCAAACCATATCGACATCCATCGTGCAAATGAATCGAAACGTCGCGCTGAGCAACGTATGCAAGATAAACAAGCACATGTTGACTTTAGACGTGCAGAAATGGCATTACAACGTGCTGTGAACCGTTTAAACGTTTCTGATATGAAGTAA
- the atpD gene encoding F0F1 ATP synthase subunit beta — protein MNKGRVTQIMGPVVDVKFDGGKLPEIYNALTVKQSNENGTSINLTFEVALHLGDDTVRTVAMSSTDGLVRGTEVEDTGKAISVPVGDATLGRVFNVLGDAIDLDGELPADVHRDPIHRQAPAFEELSTKVEILETGIKVVDLLAPYIKGGKIGLFGGAGVGKTVLIQELINNIAQEHGGISVFAGVGERTREGNDLYHEMSDSGVIKKTAMVFGQMNEPPGARQRVALTGLTMAEHFRDEQGQDVLLFIDNIFRFTQAGSEVSALLGRMPSAVGYQPTLATEMGQLQERITSTNKGSITSIQAVYVPADDYTDPAPATTFAHLDATTNLERRLTQMGIYPAVDPLASTSRALSPEIVGEEHYGVARQVQQTLQRYKELQDIIAILGMDELSEEDKLVVHRARRIQFFLSQNFHVAEQFTGQKGSYVPVKNTVSGFKEILEGKYDDLPEDAFRLVGSIEEVIENAKKMMA, from the coding sequence ATGAATAAAGGGCGCGTTACGCAAATCATGGGTCCGGTTGTAGACGTTAAGTTTGATGGCGGAAAGCTACCAGAAATCTACAACGCCCTTACGGTAAAACAAAGCAACGAAAACGGAACAAGCATTAACTTAACATTTGAAGTTGCACTTCATTTAGGTGATGACACAGTTCGTACAGTTGCAATGTCTTCCACAGATGGACTTGTTCGTGGCACAGAAGTAGAAGATACTGGTAAAGCAATCTCTGTACCAGTTGGTGATGCAACACTTGGTCGTGTATTTAACGTATTAGGTGATGCAATTGACTTAGATGGTGAACTTCCTGCGGATGTACACCGTGATCCAATTCACCGTCAAGCACCTGCATTCGAAGAATTATCTACTAAAGTAGAAATTCTTGAAACTGGTATTAAAGTAGTAGACTTACTTGCTCCTTACATTAAGGGTGGTAAGATCGGTCTATTCGGTGGTGCCGGTGTAGGTAAAACGGTATTAATTCAGGAATTAATCAATAACATCGCACAAGAACACGGTGGTATCTCTGTATTCGCTGGTGTAGGTGAGCGTACTCGTGAGGGTAATGACTTATACCACGAAATGAGCGATTCTGGCGTAATTAAGAAAACTGCGATGGTATTCGGACAAATGAACGAGCCACCTGGAGCACGTCAACGTGTTGCATTAACAGGCTTAACAATGGCTGAACATTTCCGTGATGAGCAAGGACAAGACGTACTATTGTTCATCGATAACATCTTCCGTTTCACGCAAGCAGGTTCTGAAGTATCTGCCCTTCTTGGTCGTATGCCATCTGCGGTAGGTTACCAACCAACACTTGCAACAGAAATGGGTCAATTACAAGAACGTATTACATCTACAAATAAAGGATCTATCACGTCTATCCAAGCGGTATATGTACCAGCCGATGACTATACGGATCCAGCACCAGCTACAACGTTCGCTCACTTAGATGCAACAACAAACTTAGAGCGTCGTTTAACACAAATGGGTATTTACCCAGCCGTAGATCCATTAGCATCTACATCTCGTGCACTTTCTCCAGAAATCGTAGGAGAAGAGCATTATGGAGTAGCTCGTCAAGTACAGCAAACATTACAGCGTTATAAAGAGCTTCAAGATATCATCGCTATCTTAGGTATGGATGAGTTATCTGAAGAAGATAAGTTAGTTGTACATCGTGCTCGTCGTATCCAATTCTTCTTATCTCAAAACTTCCACGTAGCTGAGCAGTTTACAGGTCAAAAAGGTTCTTATGTACCTGTGAAAAATACAGTTAGTGGCTTCAAAGAAATTCTAGAAGGAAAATATGATGACCTTCCAGAAGATGCATTCCGCTTAGTAGGTAGCATTGAAGAAGTTATTGAAAACGCGAAGAAAATGATGGCGTAA
- the atpG gene encoding F0F1 ATP synthase subunit gamma, which yields MASLRDIKAKINSTKKTSQITKAMEMVSASKLNRAEQNAKSFVPYMEKIQEVVASIAQGSKGINHPMLNARPVKRTGYIVITSDRGLAGGYNSNVLRTVSNVIRERHNMDSNQYSIIVLGRLGRDYLKRRGFNIIDEVVGLSDHPSFTDIKDIASRAIAMFADGAYDELYIYYNHYVSKISQEVTENKILPLTDVASDKPTTAYEFEPSEEEILKVLLPQYAESLVYGALLDGKASEHAARMTAMKSATDNAMEVIDSLTLSFNRARQAAITQEITEIVGGVAALE from the coding sequence GTGGCATCTTTACGCGATATAAAAGCGAAGATTAACTCGACAAAGAAAACGAGTCAAATTACGAAAGCGATGGAGATGGTATCTGCATCTAAGTTAAACCGTGCAGAGCAAAATGCTAAATCTTTCGTTCCGTATATGGAAAAGATTCAAGAAGTAGTAGCGAGCATTGCGCAAGGAAGTAAAGGAATTAATCATCCAATGCTAAATGCGCGTCCTGTAAAGCGTACAGGATACATCGTTATTACATCTGATCGCGGACTAGCAGGTGGTTATAACAGTAACGTATTACGTACAGTAAGTAACGTAATTCGTGAACGTCATAATATGGATTCAAACCAATATTCAATTATTGTGCTTGGACGACTAGGACGTGATTATTTAAAACGTCGCGGCTTTAACATCATTGATGAAGTAGTTGGACTATCTGACCACCCATCATTTACTGATATTAAAGATATTGCTTCTCGAGCAATTGCGATGTTTGCAGATGGTGCTTATGATGAGCTGTATATTTACTACAATCATTATGTAAGTAAAATTTCACAAGAAGTAACGGAAAATAAAATTTTACCGCTTACGGATGTGGCGTCTGATAAACCGACGACAGCTTATGAATTCGAACCTTCTGAAGAAGAAATTTTAAAAGTATTATTGCCACAATACGCAGAAAGCTTAGTGTACGGTGCATTACTAGACGGTAAAGCAAGTGAGCACGCGGCGCGTATGACAGCAATGAAGAGTGCTACAGACAACGCAATGGAAGTTATCGATTCACTTACACTTTCATTCAACCGTGCGCGTCAAGCAGCGATTACGCAAGAAATTACGGAAATCGTTGGTGGAGTAGCAGCGTTAGAATAG
- the atpA gene encoding F0F1 ATP synthase subunit alpha has protein sequence MSIRAEEISALIKQQIENYQSEIEVSDVGTVIQVGDGIARAHGLDNVMAGELVEFSNGVMGLAQNLEENNVGIIILGPYTEIREGDEVRRTGRIMQVPVGKELIGRVVNPLGQPVDGLGPINTTNTRPIESPAPGVMDRKSVHEPLQTGIKAIDALVPIGRGQRELIIGDRQTGKTAVALDTIINQKDEDMICIYVAIGQKESTVRNVVETLRKHGALDYTIVVTASASQPAPLLYLAPYAGVTMGEEFMYNGKHVLVVYDDLSKQAAAYRELSLLLRRPPGREAYPGDVFYLHSRLLERAAKLSDARGGGSLTALPFIETQAGDVSAYIPTNVISITDGQIFLQSDLFFSGVRPAIDAGTSVSRVGGSAQIKAMSKVSGTLRLDLASYRELEAFAQFGSDLDKATQAKLNRGARTVEVLKQGLHKPLRVEKQVIILYALTRGFLDDIPVVDITRFEEEFHAWLDSNAADLLSEIRTTKKLADDDKFAAAINGFKKVFVASE, from the coding sequence ATGAGCATCAGAGCTGAAGAAATTAGCGCACTGATAAAGCAACAAATCGAGAACTATCAGTCTGAAATCGAAGTTAGTGATGTTGGTACAGTTATCCAAGTTGGTGACGGTATTGCGCGTGCTCATGGTCTTGATAACGTTATGGCTGGTGAACTTGTAGAGTTCTCTAACGGCGTTATGGGACTAGCACAAAACTTAGAGGAAAACAACGTAGGTATCATTATTTTAGGACCTTACACAGAAATCCGTGAAGGTGACGAAGTTCGTCGTACTGGTCGCATCATGCAAGTACCAGTAGGAAAAGAACTAATCGGTCGTGTTGTAAACCCATTAGGTCAACCAGTTGATGGTTTAGGCCCAATCAATACAACAAACACTCGTCCAATTGAAAGTCCAGCACCAGGTGTAATGGATCGTAAATCTGTTCATGAACCACTTCAAACAGGTATTAAAGCGATCGATGCTCTTGTACCAATTGGCCGTGGTCAACGTGAGTTAATCATCGGTGACCGCCAAACAGGTAAAACAGCAGTTGCACTTGATACGATCATTAACCAAAAAGATGAAGATATGATTTGTATCTATGTAGCTATCGGACAAAAAGAATCAACAGTACGTAACGTAGTAGAAACACTACGTAAGCACGGTGCATTAGATTACACAATCGTTGTAACTGCATCAGCTTCTCAACCAGCTCCATTATTATACCTAGCTCCTTACGCTGGTGTAACAATGGGTGAAGAGTTCATGTACAATGGTAAACACGTATTAGTAGTATATGATGACTTATCAAAACAAGCAGCGGCTTACCGTGAGCTTTCATTACTATTACGTCGTCCTCCAGGTCGTGAAGCATATCCAGGGGATGTATTCTACTTACATTCTCGCTTATTAGAGCGTGCAGCAAAATTAAGTGATGCAAGAGGCGGCGGTTCTTTAACTGCACTACCTTTCATCGAAACACAAGCAGGGGACGTATCAGCTTACATCCCAACAAACGTAATTTCTATTACGGATGGACAAATCTTCTTACAATCTGACCTATTCTTCTCTGGCGTACGTCCAGCAATCGATGCGGGTACTTCTGTATCTCGTGTAGGTGGATCAGCTCAGATTAAAGCGATGAGTAAAGTATCAGGTACACTTCGTCTTGACCTTGCATCTTATCGTGAGTTAGAAGCGTTCGCTCAGTTCGGTTCTGACCTTGATAAAGCAACACAAGCGAAACTAAACCGTGGTGCTCGTACAGTTGAGGTATTAAAACAAGGATTACACAAACCGTTACGTGTAGAGAAACAAGTTATCATTCTTTACGCTTTAACACGTGGATTCCTAGATGATATCCCAGTAGTAGATATCACTCGTTTCGAAGAAGAATTCCATGCTTGGTTAGATTCAAATGCAGCTGACCTATTAAGCGAAATCCGCACAACTAAGAAACTTGCGGATGACGACAAATTTGCAGCAGCAATTAACGGATTTAAAAAAGTATTCGTAGCTTCTGAATAA
- the atpH gene encoding F0F1 ATP synthase subunit delta, with protein sequence MSNGIVAKRYAVALFKIAKEKHVLEMFEEELRLVQNVFTKNGELHSFLTQPNISKEQKKTFLANVFASVSESILNTLYILIDNKRIDILPEIANEYVVLANEERNVADATVYSIRLLSEEEKLNIAEAFAKKTGKDAIRVKNVVDEDLLGGIKVRIGNRIYDGSLQGKLARIQRELMKNR encoded by the coding sequence ATGAGCAATGGGATTGTAGCAAAACGTTATGCTGTCGCTCTTTTTAAAATTGCAAAAGAAAAACACGTATTAGAAATGTTTGAAGAGGAATTACGCCTTGTACAAAACGTTTTTACAAAGAACGGAGAACTACATAGCTTTTTAACGCAACCGAACATTTCAAAAGAGCAGAAGAAAACGTTTCTTGCAAACGTATTCGCATCTGTTTCTGAATCTATTTTAAATACGTTATATATTTTAATTGATAACAAGCGTATTGATATCCTACCTGAAATTGCAAATGAATATGTTGTTCTTGCTAATGAAGAACGTAACGTAGCGGATGCAACTGTATATTCTATTCGTCTTCTATCAGAAGAAGAAAAGCTTAACATTGCAGAAGCATTTGCAAAAAAAACAGGAAAAGATGCAATTCGCGTGAAAAATGTTGTGGATGAAGATTTACTAGGCGGCATTAAAGTACGTATTGGAAATCGCATTTACGACGGAAGCTTACAAGGCAAATTAGCACGTATTCAGCGTGAATTAATGAAGAATAGATAG
- the atpF gene encoding F0F1 ATP synthase subunit B: protein MPTLLLGASIPFGTIAYTLFIFLLLLVMLRKFAWGPLMGIMKEREEHVTNEIDAAERSNAEAKKLVEEQREMLKQSRVEAQELIERAKKQAVDQKDVIVAAAKEEAESIKTAAVQEIQREKEQAIAALQEQVASLSVHIASKVIEKELKEEDQVKLIRDYIKEVGEAR, encoded by the coding sequence GTGCCAACTTTATTATTAGGGGCTTCCATTCCATTTGGAACGATTGCTTATACATTGTTCATTTTCTTACTTCTATTAGTAATGCTACGCAAATTCGCGTGGGGTCCTTTAATGGGAATTATGAAAGAACGTGAAGAGCATGTTACTAATGAAATCGACGCTGCAGAAAGAAGTAATGCTGAAGCGAAGAAATTAGTAGAAGAACAACGTGAAATGTTAAAACAATCGCGTGTTGAAGCACAAGAGTTAATCGAAAGAGCGAAGAAACAAGCTGTAGATCAAAAGGATGTTATTGTTGCTGCTGCGAAAGAAGAAGCAGAATCAATTAAAACAGCTGCTGTACAAGAAATTCAACGCGAAAAAGAGCAAGCAATTGCTGCTTTACAAGAACAAGTCGCTTCTTTATCTGTTCATATTGCTTCTAAAGTAATTGAAAAAGAACTAAAAGAAGAAGATCAAGTGAAGTTAATTCGCGATTATATTAAAGAAGTAGGAGAAGCGCGATGA
- the atpE gene encoding F0F1 ATP synthase subunit C produces the protein MSLGVIAAAIAIGLSALGAGIGNGLIVSRTIEGVARQPELKGALQTIMFIGVALVEALPIIGVVIAFIVMNK, from the coding sequence ATGAGTTTAGGTGTAATCGCAGCTGCAATTGCAATTGGTTTATCAGCATTAGGTGCAGGTATTGGTAACGGTCTTATCGTATCACGTACAATCGAAGGTGTTGCTCGTCAACCAGAATTAAAAGGCGCACTTCAAACAATTATGTTCATCGGGGTTGCATTAGTTGAGGCACTTCCAATTATCGGTGTAGTTATTGCTTTCATCGTAATGAACAAATAA